The Oncorhynchus keta strain PuntledgeMale-10-30-2019 chromosome 17, Oket_V2, whole genome shotgun sequence genome has a window encoding:
- the LOC127908459 gene encoding uncharacterized protein LOC127908459 has product MKSLLNSFLRRLSNPFFSSLPKPFLSGLPNPFLSGLPNPFLRSLPNPFLRGLPNPFLRGLPNPFLCGLPNPFLSGLPNPFLSGLPNPFLRGLPNPFLRGLPNPFLRGLPNPFLRSLPNPFLHGLPNLFLSGLPNPFLSGLPNPFLSGLPNPFLSGLPNPFLRRLPNPFLHGMPNPFLSGLPNPFLSGLPNPFLSGLPNPFLSGLPNPFLRGLPNPFLHGLPIPFLSGLPNPFLSGLPNPFLSGLPNPFLSGLPNPFLSSLPNPFLSGLPNPFLHGLPNPLLRCLPNPFLRGLPNPFLRGLPNPFLRGLPNPFLRGLPKPFLHGLPNLFLRGLPKPFPRGLPNHSPRGQHNPLLRGLPNTFLRGPTNPFLSGPTNPFLRGLPNPFLRGLPNPFLRGLPNPLLSGQPNPFLRSPPKPFLSGQTIPFLRGPPNPFLTGQPNPFLSGPLKLFLSGPPSPFLRGPPNPFLSGLPSPFLRGPPNHFLRGLPNPFLSGPPNPVLRRLPNSFLRSLPNHLRRLSYPLARYTKAQSRPVMLRVMTRCNVDFPTSLVPNVRP; this is encoded by the exons ATGAA GAGCCTGCTCAACTCCTTCCTCAGACGCCTGTCCAACCCCTTCTTCAGCAGCCTACCCAAACCCTTCCTCAGCGGACTACCCAACCCCTTCCTCAGTGGCCTGCCCAACCCCTTCCTCAGAAGCCTACCCAACCCCTTCCTCAGAGGCCTCCCCAACCCCTTCCTCAGAGGCCTACCCAACCCCTTCCTCTGTGGCCTACCCAACCCCTTCCTCAGCGGACTACCCAACCCCTTCCTCAGTGGCCTGCCCAACCCCTTCCTCAGAGGCCTACCCAACCCCTTCCTCAGAGGCCTACCCAACCCCTTCCTCAGAGGCCTACCCAACCCCTTCCTCAGAAGCCTGCCCAACCCCTTCCTCCATGGCCTGCCCAACCTCTTCCTCAGTGGACTACCCAACCCCTTCCTCAGCGGACTACCCAACCCCTTCCTCAGTGGCCTTCCCAACCCCTTCCTCAGTGGCCTTCCCAACCCATTTCTCAGACGCCTAcccaacccattcctccatggCATGCCCAACCCCTTCCTCAGCGGCCTACCCAACCCCTTCCTCAGCGGCCTACCCAACCCCTTCCTCAGTGGCCTACCCAACCCCTTCCTCAGTGGCCTGCCCAACCCCTTCCTCAGAGGCCTACCCAACCCCTTCCTCCATGGCCTGCCCATCCCCTTCCTCAGCGGACTACCCAACCCCTTCCTCAGCGGACTACCCAACCCCTTCCTCAGTGGGCTGCCCAACCCCTTCCTCAGCGGCCTACCCAACCCCTTCCTCAGCAGCCTACCCAACCCCTTCCTCAGTGGCCTACCCAACCCCTTCCTCCATGGCCTGCCCAACCCCTTACTCAGATGCCTGCCCAACCCCTTCCTCAGAGGCCTACCCAACCCCTTCCTCAGAGGCCTACCCAACCCCTTCCTCCGTGGCCTGCCCAACCCATTCCTCAGAGGCCTGCCCAAACCCTTCCTCCATGGCCTGCCCAACCTCTTCCTCAGAGGCCTGCCCAAACCCTTCCCCAGAGGCCTGCCCAACCACTCCCCGAGAGGCCAGCACAACCCCTTACTCAGAGGCCTGCCCAACACCTTCCTCAGAGGCCCGACCAACCCCTTCCTCAGTGGACCGACCAACCCCTTCCTCAGAGGGCTGCCCAACCCCTTCCTCAGAGGGCTGCCCAACCCCTTCCTCAGAGGCCTGCCCAACCCTCTCCTCAGTGGCCAGCCCAACCCCTTCCTCAGAAGCCCACCCAAACCCTTCCTAAGTGGCCAGACCATCCCCTTCCTCAGAGGCCCGCCCAACCCCTTCCTCACTGGTCAACCCAACCCCTTCCTCAGTGGCCCACTCAAACTCTTCCTCAGTGGCCCGCCCAGCCCCTTCCTCAGAGGCCCACCCAACCCTTTCCTCAGTGGCCTGCCCAGCCCCTTCCTCAGAGGCCCACCCAACCATTTCCTCAGAGGCCTGCCCAACCCTTTCCTCAGTGGCCCGCCCAACCCCGTCCTCAGACGCCTACCCAACTCCTTCCTCAGAAGCCTGCCCAACCACCTCAGGCGCCTAAGTTACCCACTGGCCCGATACACCAAGGCCCAAAGCAGACCTGTGATGTTGAGGGTAATGACAAGGTGCAATGTGGACTTCCCGACATCACTGGTGCCAAATGTGAGGCCATAA